The Megalops cyprinoides isolate fMegCyp1 chromosome 11, fMegCyp1.pri, whole genome shotgun sequence genomic sequence AATCTTAGCGCCGGATTCCTCTTGCTCAAAGGGGGCTCCATAACTACTCTGTATCTAGTCCATCCACGCTCACTGGTATTGTTTTTCCCCACTACACGCCTTccaaaacattaatatataaatatatatttgtatatagcGGTCTATATAACTTCTTTTGTCCTGCCTCTAACTCTGCTTGTTCCTTTTCCCACTCTGTCCTCCAGCGATTGGCAGAACATACAACAGTTGGAGGACACAGTGGGGAATACAGTTTAGAAATGGCACTGCGGGTATTGGACGCATTTCGGTGACTGGCAGTTAAGGGAACGAAGCGATTGGCTGTCTTTCAGCGCAGAGGCACAGCGGGGATCCGCCCCCTTACTCTCGGCATCGCTCCTGTCTCCAAAAGTTGTGTTCGAAAAGTTAACAACAAATCTATtgatgtgtttttggtttttcgATTCATGCGCGTGTGGatatatttaaaaggaaaaagggaaaattatACACGATCTTTTCGAATCGATTACTTATttagatttgttttcattttggttaTGTTTATATAGGCCTAATAAATTACCACGTCGGATTCCGAACGGTgaaaattaacataaaataattaacagcCACCAAAATGTTTCAACTGTAAGCGGAAAACACATGCTCCAAATCCGAATTTTGATATATTCGAAAAACAACTTTTCCTTTGTTTACGCCCAAATAAACgtaaataaaatgttgagaAAACACTTGCCTACACTTCCGAGACAGGTGAATGACGATTCTGCACGTTTTTGAATTTAACACTATCGCATTGAGCATAATAATTTACATGCTAACCGCATACGCTGCGTCAGGGTAATTAATGCGTAAAACGTCCTAAATACTGTAGAATGCGAGAgcattgaaaatatgaatgacaGCCAGTACGGGTTTGTTTTTACTATATTATTTCAGAAAGTCCCCTGCTGTTTCAGTTTCCTGCGAATTATTACAAAATTTTCCTTTGATCTTTCTTAATTTGCTTGAGTAAATGCAATGGAGCTGCAAATTTAGTGTACAAATAATGACTCTTCAGAGAACTAACAACAAATCCTGGTGAGAATGCAGCAGCGTGCATAGAGCGATACAATCAAAGCACAAAGCGGTCTCTTCTTTAAGTCATGAATTTAAGTCCCTTCTGCGTGTCACCAGACATCATTTAAATTAGAGAAGAAATGAAGTCGCAAAAGTGAAATTCGCCATTGAAATTTTACGCTTCGAttgaatttccattttaatttccatACTTTGAACCAAAATGTACAAGTTAAATAAACGTAAATATTGAAAAACACCCGTCtgttaaaaaagtgaaaatagaACTGCGTTACAACTAGACGTGCTGTCAGAAAGTGGAAGATGTCGCTTTGGTTACATCCAATGAGGAAATCTCTGTACTGACCACTTTCACACTGGAGTTAATGTTTGGCATCTTTGTTTTAATAAGCAGACGGTGTAACGTAATGtattatgtgcatgtgcatagcCTATGTAGAGTATACTATTTTGACAACTGAAAGAAGTTACTGGTGTTTTATATAATAAAGCCTTTCCATTGCTTTAAGACATTAAAACGAACTTATCTGAAAATACTTACTTATCGGTGTCCCTTTATGACTGTTCTTAGTAATGCAATTAATatgacaattttatttattgactggGTTAACTGGTCACGATAAAGTAAGTCAAGCACATCTGCGCCTGTTTCTATACCATACTGCCGCAGAAATGTTTTCTGAGAACAGCATAACAGCTGCAGCACTTAGGGATTCAATATAATATCTGTTACACGGTTATAATTAAAGAATCCGCATCTTATGACTTTACAGGGAGGGGGCACCTGTGTATCGGTGTGCTTTATGGCACCAGAACACACCTCCTTGTAGAACCCGTGTTGAACACAGCATGATGTGTGTCATCGATTTAACGTGTCTTAATTCTTAAGTCACCTTTAGGCGCGATTTTTTTACATCTGACCAAACAAAACGGTACACCAGTGTATGACTTATGGATGATAAATGGGTAGAGGGTTGACCCGAAAATCACCAGACCTGCATTCAATGACATTCCCCTAAAAGCATCTTGATCCCcctaaaattcataaaaaattgTCTAGGAGTAGACGTGAGCGTGTCATTTCAACTGTCCTGTAGCCACGCATCTGTTCAGATTTGCAAAGTGTACTTCAACGTCACTGCTGTCATCAAAACTTTTCCTGCCCCGGTGTTTGTGAACCAGTGTCTCAAAGTTAGAATAACTTAGTGTTTCACAAAAAGAGGTCCTTGGCTCTGCGTAGGTAAAACAGCTACTTATAGCAAAATAAGGCTAAACTTGAAAGACAATTCACTTATATCACAATAGTGTCTCCAACTAAGACAATGTGTAATTCAAATATACTATGGTAGAATAAGCATTGTACACGCCCCCACATGTCAGTAATGTGTCCTCTCTGGATGTAATTTACGATGAATAAAACCAATCTATCTCATTTCCAATAAATAAGTACCGAGCCAAGTAATCCTTTAGTGCTGAAAAAGTACAGTGAGTTCTTGAATGTTGCCGCTTTAAAAACAGGGCACCTGTGGCGTAATACTGCAAGTCCTGGAAATTAGTTACGTGAAAACGTTAGGGATACTCAGAGGTGCATttccctgcatgtgtgtgtgcgtgtgcgcgcgcgcgtcTGTCTGCATATTACACAATCCCTTGGCGTCATTATTAaagagaatatatatatatatatatatatatatatatatatatatatatatatatatatatatgttctctctcacacacacatacgcacgcaataaatcaataaattgtTCTGTggtaaatatgcacattttcagtttttgtagACGAGGACTTTGCGTGACCTGTCTGGTCATCTTCATATCATTAGAATATATgcacaaatatgaatatttaggtaaaaatattcataatattacAATACTGTGCGTGCATTTTTAGTTCAAGTGAATGGTCGTTAAATCGTATGTATTTCCAGTTTTGACCCTACCGgttcaataaataaacacaaatagtAATTTAAAAATCGCTAGTCAAGTTGATTGTCATTCAaagaaaattgctttttttttttacctcagtaCATTGTAATGCActtttgtaataatttaatatctTTTGTGTATGATAGTGTATAGTATagaatattaaaacaatgaattggaaggggaggggtgtttgagttttatatatgtatgtatgtgtgtgaacacacacacacacacacacacacacacacacacatatatatatatatatatatatatatataatttgtcaAGAGCTTTGTCTTACGGAATGGAACATATGTGGCCGTTCAAGGGTCGAACTGTAGGTCATACGCCCTTGAAGTACACAATTGGGCTGGTATCAAACAAGAAACCGGTGACGCAGGCTGCCAGCTTGTTGATGATTCTGTCGAATTTATGAGTTTGTCAAAGACGGTGAATAACTGTTTTCTAAAGGCCTGCATACACTGCATTACAAGCAAGATAGGATACTGTTTGCTCTGCAGACCTATTTTGAATGCAGTACACCAAGAACGATACTTCAGTATCAGTtgtgaatgcaaataaatggtTATGATACTGTAActattcatatttttacagCAGCCATAGCTCACATATAATAAAGACTAACTGAGGACACATCGAGGCCCACATGCCTATTAATACAATATCTCtccatgtatataaatattgtcCTTAAATGTGGACAACTTCACCCACTCTGGCCAACATCTTTTCTTCCTGACAGAGTTCTTGGCTCTCTGTAACCTGTTGAAATGCTCCTACTTATCAGGAGCTCAtgtgttttagttttagttgTCTTTTTTCTATCTGATCAAGCAGTGGGGAAATCAAGACTTTCAGTACTGAGCCGCGGGCTGATTgcgttttctttctctttttcttttttacgcCTTGCCCAGCGACAGGGGAAAGAGGTTTTGCGGTTTTCCAGAGAAATAAAGCACTTCTTAAAGGGGTCGGCAGACGTGGCTTTGAACTTGGATCAGCTCCTATGAttcctgcagagagggtagAAATGGAGTGTTGGAAGAATGGTAGCCCACATAATGTCCGGACAGCAGGGCTTTGGGCTGAGTGAGACAGAATTCCTACGtgtcctttttcctttttaatgtcttcCCGCTCCTATTATTTACTATTCGAAACGTTTGGAGGTAACAAGGGGAAGAGAAAGTTCTGGTCTGTGTTGAGACGGAACGTTATAGGACTCGATTTCAATGAAAGCGTAAGTAAACTGCTTTAACCgtaatgttttaatgaacattaatgtatgtatgtacgtatgtatgtatgcacacaaaATATCTTGAatccatttattccattttctGCTTTGGACGAAAAATCGCGCTTAGACACAACTGTGTCGTGTAAATGAAAAAACCTTGGCATAAACATGTAGCCACCAGACTGATTGAATTAGTCAAAAGGCATCGGTGTGATTCAATCGGGCGTTCCGAGTAATTGAGAACATATGGAAATTTTTCACTGGGAAGGTGTGAGATTTCATAATTAATGTTGCCACATTAAGAATTGCGTAATATCGTCCACTTTCCTAACATTGACATATAGAACATGCCTAATATCCTAAGGTAAAgaaatttttaaattgttactTTTGCTAAAATTGCTACTTTTCCTAAACtgtggcttttatttttcacatgaaaaaatcaGGCTGTCTTGATGCAATTTTACACTAAGTAAAAtttaaacagcaacaaataGTATTaaagtaggtgtgtgtgtgtgtgtgggggggggggggggtgtggtgtggtgtggtatGGTGTGTGGTATACGTGCAACCTGAGAGATATGAACCCATGAGAAGGGTAATTGTGATTGTGTATGCCGAAGTGAAACGtatttttttaaggaaacaaaaaacataattcacaaACAGATATTCGTATTTATGCCATATGCTCAATAAACAATATTACATAAACATTGTTTACTGTGCTGACTAGCTGTGGGTCAGAAATGATTGGGATTAGATGTCTAGTTGTGGTATTatgatgtaatattttgaatTCTTGCAGCCAAACTCGTCCGAGCTCATGCAGTGTTGTCCTTCATGATAGGGAAGATAGACAAGAAATACGGATCTGATGTCCTCTACCTAGTTTACGCAGTTTGCTTGTATATTCAGCCTCCCTGGTTACTTTGGTGGGGAAATATGTGCGAGCTGCGCTAGATGTATTACACTTAATGCAATTACTCTTAAGTGTGCCCGCATTTATCATATTAAACCTTTGGAACCCTTTCActaaaaaaactattttaaatcACTTAAGTTAAAAGGTTTTAATTTTTCCCCTCGGCCAACCATATAATATTAATTGTGCGTACAAAGAAGCCCGTTTATGGAAATTCAGTCTTTACATACATAGAATTCAACAGGCCAAGAATAAATGTCATGTTCTTGCAAATCACGGCACATTAGTTAAATTCGACATAACTATTATGATTTAGAATGATCACCTCGAGTTCTGCTGAATATTCATTAAATCTGTATGTACTCGAATTCTCCCAAATGAGTTGTCCACGGGATCTCGCGTGTAGCCTACAGTCTAGAGTGGCTACGTAAGCTATGCAAACTACATCTTTAACGTTAGATATTTACAAATACGTTTGTGCGCGCCGTGCTCTGTAACAATTGTCTTTCGTTAATTCTTGAACCTATATAACTCGGATTTTCAGAGATCTCATCCTAATATATTTGATTCTCTTGATAAGCCTTTCCGAAAAAGTAGGCGGTAATTATCAGTGGAAAATGGCGAACAGCCATTAGTTGGAAAGGGGGTACCTGCGATTGGAGGGGTACCTGGGATTGATGAGGCGCAGTGGCCAATGAGACTGCGGCGACTGAATGACCGGGCCCCAGTTAAAGGGGGCGTAAAAGGAGAAATTGCCAGTccagtgagaaagagagacccACCGagataaacacagacaaacgaaagaaataaacacaaccaATCGGAACGACAATCCGAGATGCATCGAGGATCCGCAATCTGTGAGAGGAAGCTCGAGTGAGACAATTATTCATTCTTGATGTTTGTGTAAAAGCACAGGCATTCAGTAATTCTCAAGGAAAAACGCAAAGGAATCTTTTCGCATCTTTTCATGGGGATTGTGAGTTACAAGTGAAGTACGAGGGAAAATATATAGAAGCGCTCAGTAAGACAAACCTTAGGTTGCGTTTTGCTACCAGCGGATCATCGCTTTGAACTTCGCCTGATGTGTTTTTCACGTTCGGAAAGCGAGACCTCCGTAGAAGGCTAGGcgtcttatttttatttattttatttttttgcttacaGTTGAACTGACTTGCTGCTACACATACATTTGTTTCCAACAAAATTTCTGTTCGCTGAGAAAACATGTTACTGGACGCTGGTCACCAGTTCCCTGGTTTGGGAGTTGGCACGTTTGCCAGACATCACTCATCAAGCGAAATGCAGGACAGAGACTTGAGTTTAGCACAGAATAGCTTTGTCGATTCTGCACACATGGGTGCTTTTAAACTGAACCACGATCTCTCTCCGGGACAGAGCTCTGCTTTCACCTCTCAGGCAGCGGGCTACCCCGCTGCTGCTCTGGGTGCGCATGCTGCTCATGTCACGTCGTACGCGAGTTCGCCTTTTAACTCTACCAGGGAGTTTCTCTTTCGGAGCCGCGGCTTCGGAGAATCGTCTCCGGCGAGCAGCCAGCATGCTCTCTTCGGCCCCACGGCGGGGTCTCTCCATCACTCCCATGCAGACGGTCAGGGCCACATATTATTTCCTGGGATCCACGACCAGCATGGATCCCACGGGTCTCCGAATGTGCTCAACGGACAAATGCGACTTGGACTACCGGGGGAAGTTTTTGGGCGATCGGATCAATATCACCAGGTCTCCAGCCCCAGGACCGACCCTTACTCTGCAGCCCAGCTCCACAATCAGTATGGCTCCATGAATATGAACATGGGCATGAATATGGCAGCCCATCACCACCCCGGTGCCTTCTTCCGCTACATGCGGCAACAGTGCATCAAACAGGAGCTCATCTGCAAGTGGATCGACCCGGAGCAGCTCAGCAACCCGAAGAAGAGTTGCAATAAAACTTTCAGCACAATGCACGAGCTGGTGACTCATGTCTCGGTAGAGCATGTCGGAGGTCCAGAGCAGAGCAATCACGTCTGCTTCTGGGAAGAGTGTCCGAGAGAAAGCAAGCCTTTCAAAGCCAAATATAAATTGGTGAACCACATCCGAGTCCATACGGGAGAGAAGCCCTTTCCTTGCCCATTCCCTGGATGTGGCAAGGTTTTCGCGCGGTCTGAAAACTTGAAGATACACAAGCGAACGCATACAGGTACAGAAATTATGAACacgattttttatttttctgtcttgctTTGATTTGTCGTTTCGGTGGTGTAGGAGTAGCCGTGGTGGCGTCGGCTGGTCTGCAACAATTACCAATGATCGATTTAGTTACGCACAACGAACGCATAATTTTCTGACTTGGTCTTTTGCCAAATATTAATCAAAGGTTTTTGATATTGTCAGAATTGTTTCATCCATTAGATTACTAACGAATTATACTGGGAATTTAGAGTTTTAGGTGTTCAGAAGCGTATCTGCCCCAAAATGTTCGCGCTTTCCAATTGAATTGTATTCGATGAATATATATAAACGGCTCTTAAGGATTATTATGCTTTTCCTAGACCAGTGTGTATGCAATGTTTTGCAACAGTTTGTTAAATTATGTAATAGTCTGTCGAGGGTTTGTGGTTCATAAACTTTAAAACAGGTCAAAGGCAATGTAAGGGCTCACTGTTAGTGGCAAATCACTTGCCCACAGCAGTAAATCATTGCATACTTCTAAATGTTTAatggtaaaatgtatttcagtagTTTATATTTACTTCGTGTACATACGTAGTACATTGGAGTAAATAGATTTTTAATATGTGATAAGTGTTTAATTTCCAGGAACAGAAAAAGTCGaaggccttttgttttctcgttTTTTATACTGGTAGTAGGTGCAAGACAGGCAATTAcaagcattttgcatttaacCATTTACCTAGTGAATCCATTGTGTTCTGCAGACTTTAAATCGTGAAGGTGTTAATTGCATTCTTATTGTTCCCATGCAAGCAACTGGAATGCCTCTTGAATGATGGGTACATCCATTTAGTACATGGCCGGATAAATTTAgtgaaaatgtccaaaaaacaaaaggaatagtattgttattattatttaggcGTCTGCGTTCAGTTAAACAAAACATGTGATTTTAATGTCGGGAATTGCCGTGGacacatttaataatatttaacatgCATATAGGCTACATAACGCTTTTTATTCAAATCAGAGTTTATATCTTTATGCTAACATCCTTACTACAATTATTACTGTTTAATACAGTATAGGAACTGTGTCACTTATTTGGTAAGCATTAACATCAATCATCTGAAGACATAATTTCGTATATTTATGGTTAGTAATGCAGCTTTACCAGAGGTAAACAGTCGTTTGAGATGTCATATTTGACGATTGACTGCTATGTACGTCTCTTATTTTTCTACAGGAGAGAAACCATTCCAGTGTGAGTTTGACGGCTGTGACAGACGCTTTGCCAACAGCAGTGACCGAAAGAAGCACATGCACGTCCACACCTCAGACAAGCCGTATCTCTGCAAAATGTGTGACAAGTCGTACACGCACCCCAGCTCTCTCAGAAAGCACATGAAGGTAAGCGAATATTAGAAGTTGCATTATTAAATCATTCGGTTAACCTTCTGGCATATATGCACAATCATATCGGCTATAGGTGGTTTGAAGCAACAACCCTTTTCGCGTGCTATTTCAGCAACGGCCCTTAACTTTAGTGCACGTGTTCTTTTTAGGTTCATGAATCATCTCCTCCGGCGTCTGACTCCTCGCCAGCAGCCAGTTCCGGCTACGAGTCCTCGACACCCCCTGGTCTGGTGTCCCCATCGACTGAGACCCAGAGCAACAACAATCTGTCGCCCGCGTCAGCGGTTCACAACAACAGCGGACACAGCAGCCTGTCGTCCAATTTCAGTGAATGGTATGTTTAGGACTGATACTGCAGTACCAATTCACAGGAAGAAAGACGCAGAatcctgtatgtgtgtctgatatatatatatatatatatatatatatatatatatatatatatatatatatatatatatatatatatatatataagcttgtacatacatgcataatgGACACTGTAATATTATGCGATAGAGGACAAGAAAATTGCATTGTGAATACAATAATCAACCGAACAAAATTTGTTTGAgatttattcaatattttgtatataataacaaataacaattaCTTGCTGTCTTTCCCATTGTTGTAATAGATTATGTCGGTCTTAGGTGTATAGATGTTCATTCAATGGTAGCTATTTCTCTAACTGGACTTTTAGTGCACATATTATAATGGAAAAAACTTTTGTATTATGATGTTAAATATTGTGATCCAATTAAGGCAACTTGATTGTAACTATACTACTATAAACTGGGAACCGTGCCAAAGTTAACACTTAACTCAAAAAGACACAATATTTGCTTGtgaatgtatattttccttCGCCGGGTTTAActtgtgatgttttttgtgctttgcaaGTTTGAATTGTGAAATACTATTTGGAAGATTGTGGGGAAAATAAACCATGTGTCGTTAGATTTTCTGTAACTACACCCTTCCTGTTGTAAATATCAGCTGCCatatttatccatttgtaattaaattatgGTATTTACTTGCTACAGATGAAACAGTATTTATAAAGAATGTTTCTTTACtataaatatgtacaattaTGAGCTAAAGACGGGgcagttgttttgttgtgttctgTTCAAAGTTTAAGAGGTGTTTTCTCCATTCTTGTGATAAGTTTTAAGAATTTTACTGcatacagaaatataataaaatgtgttgcaaGTGTTTGATTAATATCTCTTCTGTGTTTGACTGACGAAATTTTTACACGTGAAACATGTGTTTGCCAATTTCATGGTTTTAGCACAATTAGACTTATACGCAGGCGTTGCTTTAGAATAAAAGGCAAAGCGCTAGTCTAACTAGTAATTttgttgtgacatcacacaaaaGCTAAAATCTCATATTAACGATTACTAAATTCTCGAAAGAACATGAACGCGTTTATAATTACGTAAAACACGCTGCCACAAACGCTTGTGTCAGTTGTAAGTGGTGACGCACAAACCTACTATAATCTCAACTTCTTATATATTCAACGTGTACCGCTACAAGGTCATCTTgacttttgaaaatgtaataagaaatataGACgtaataagtaagtaaataaaaaatattaagttTGTCATGTCCTAGGTTGGGACATATGAGAACATAGAGTGAGGGCTTGGCGCCTCCAGTATTTTTATAACCTGGACAGAGATTATTAACATATGTAATTGCATTAGTATTATAGCAACATATTGGATCCGGTGTTTCAAAAAACGATGGCCCGTTCTTCGTGCAGTCCGCACATTGGAAAAAACTAACCACGCAGCTATAGCCTGTGTTTTGGAGCACACGATAAAGACTTGACAGTCAACACAATGGCCAGTGCattaaatttgatgttttttggaCCACTGTTTAGGAGCTCGTCGTCAGTGAATTACTCGCTATTATTTTAGTGACAAACATATCCACGTATAACTGTTTTGCAGCGACTATTTAGAGAGCTGCGTGGACCTGAAAAAGTCAAGCGAAGGAAGTGAACTAGCTGTTTTCAAGAGGTATAAATAGCGTGGTTTGTAATCAAATTTACAACCGGACCGAAATGGGCAACTAGATATGTTCAACTAAATCTTGTGAAAGAAGTGTTTTGGAGGatttctgcccctcccccaccctaaAATAGGCCTCGAGGCTGAGTAGCCATGAACTTGAACTTGACATAGCTTTGAGTGGCGGGGAGGCAGCCCTTTGTACCGAAAACATATAGTGTGACACATAAAGAGGTGAATATATATGGGGTCAGTAATTTTATTGATCCATTTGTCACTTGTcggaaatgtttaatttttcgggatgttttatttgcatatttgaagtttttttttatttagttgtaTTATTCAAGGTACATACGCATTTGGCGACGTAGTAATGTGGTAATACGTTTGAAAGGCTTATGCAAATTAATAATAAGAAAGTTTTGTGAGCGTATAGGCAGGGATTTGAACTTTATATAATCCTGGGAAATGCTGTACCTTTAGTTTAActaccccctccccctaccctCAAAACGCAACCACCAAACTTTTTTCCGAATAGTGAAGATAAAGTCAGAGCCCAGCCCAACTAATATTTCTttatgcgtttgtgtgtctgacAACAGCtattaaaatgacacaatgcCCTATAGGGAAACAAGCCTCCGTAAATTTAGAGTAGGTGAACAAAAGTCTTTACAAATTTCACACTCATTGCACTCAAAATATGATACATTACAGTAACTGtttcacacaatgaaaaacgactacattacagtaaaatgcaaaGTGCTTATGAAACGAAGCTGTTGGAGAAAATGCGAAGAATGGccataaagttaaaaaaaaaactttgttctaTATTCAGTTTTGACTGAATTGACGTCAGAGCGGTTTTGATCGGAATAACTATTAATAAATGTTCAAATTTCAGCGAACcttgtaaacaaacaaaacatttatatgaaaGGCGTAATAGTTAAATTCATTTAACAATATTTCAATATGAGATAAAGAGATTTAGCAGCACTGCTTCTGAGAAATGTCCATCTCTCTACCATTGCTAACAGGTACGTTTTGAGTGTCTGTATGGTAAAATAAGGAGCATATTAACAGGATTGCATGCAGCACGAGGGCAGGGCCAGAAGAGACGAGTATGTTGACGGTGCTGCAGATATCGTTGCGGCAAATTCCATCTTctgatgtgttcattttgttggAGACTTGCGAGTTTTGCTGTGTAAGATTAACATAAGCATTATTTTTGGACTAAAGTTACATCTACTGGAATCTGCTGTAGACCAGCTGAAGGTGTTATGTGCCTCTTTTCATATGCCACTTTGTTCCCCAAGtgatttggaaatgttttaaaatcttgtttttttttttccaaaacaattttcatttaaattgtgCATTCATTTAAGCAATCCCTTGTTATGTTGTTTATTGGGCTAGGTCAAAAGctattttgaaatttaaaaagtaacgATGCGTCGGAATACTTTTGCAGCGGGAGTCACGGAGCGTCTCGCGCTGAATGGTGTGTTTTGACCTGTTCGGATGAAAATGACTTGACCTGtaaggagagagtgaaaggtCAGTCCCATGCAGTGCGTCAATGCCGTTCTGTTCTGGGCACATGCTGCTATGATATTGATCCACcgagaaagaaacaaaatagcAGAAGAAAAGTCGACCCCCTTCACgtgaatttaaaatacagttgGTAGAGTAGGCCCAGTCGAAatactgcaattttttttaagagCTGATTTAAGTTACTGAAACAAGAGTAAGCAACCATCAAGATGCTTTTAATTGTGTAGGGTTATTTTGCATTGCGTAGGCCATtccatgagtttttttttattagaccAGACCCACTTATTGAATAATTAAAGCTATCATTTACATCAGATGCTCTTGACTGCAATTGTTTTCACGTTGATAAAGAAAATCATCCCTGCAGATAAATGAGATTTTAACGACAACATGCGAACAAAGTTTATG encodes the following:
- the LOC118786208 gene encoding zinc finger protein ZIC 2-like, which translates into the protein MLLDAGHQFPGLGVGTFARHHSSSEMQDRDLSLAQNSFVDSAHMGAFKLNHDLSPGQSSAFTSQAAGYPAAALGAHAAHVTSYASSPFNSTREFLFRSRGFGESSPASSQHALFGPTAGSLHHSHADGQGHILFPGIHDQHGSHGSPNVLNGQMRLGLPGEVFGRSDQYHQVSSPRTDPYSAAQLHNQYGSMNMNMGMNMAAHHHPGAFFRYMRQQCIKQELICKWIDPEQLSNPKKSCNKTFSTMHELVTHVSVEHVGGPEQSNHVCFWEECPRESKPFKAKYKLVNHIRVHTGEKPFPCPFPGCGKVFARSENLKIHKRTHTGEKPFQCEFDGCDRRFANSSDRKKHMHVHTSDKPYLCKMCDKSYTHPSSLRKHMKVHESSPPASDSSPAASSGYESSTPPGLVSPSTETQSNNNLSPASAVHNNSGHSSLSSNFSEWYV